One window from the genome of Osmerus eperlanus chromosome 3, fOsmEpe2.1, whole genome shotgun sequence encodes:
- the umps gene encoding uridine 5'-monophosphate synthase, translating to MHCATSAHIVYGRREFWEKRDFNRLAIMDSICLESLILKLHDVQAVKFGEYKLKSGMMTPIYIDLRVIVSHPSLMNQVSTVIYQRAKAEELEYNSVCGVPYTALPLATIICSRHELPMLIRRKEAKDYGTKRMVEGTIHPGDTCLIIEDVVTTGSSILETAVVLQKEGLKVTDAIVLMDRDQGGIDMLGSEGITLHPVISMAKLVNVLLKAERIDTDTAQRVRKFIQENNVFTSARGKNGSSGNGSPATKKPCMKEAEMSYGTRAQLPHTHPVAARLLKVMEEKKSNLCVSADVMKCEELLLLADSLGPFICLLKTHVDILQDFTPAFCQSLTELATKHNFLIFEDRKFADIGNTVKHQYEGGLYQISSWSNMVNAHAVPGPGVVRGLSEVGRPLERGCLLIAEMSSQGSLATGDYTQAVVKMAEDHSEFVFGFICGSKISQKPEFLHLTPGVQMQSGGDSLGQQYTSPEDVILKKGSDVIIVGRGVLGSPDRRKAAEEYRKSGWDAYTKRLTSVTH from the exons ATGCACTGCGCTACATCGGCGCACATAGTATACGGAAGAAGGGAGTTTTGGGAGAAACGTGATTTCAATCGGCTTGCAATAATGGATAGCATTTGCCTCGAAAGTTTAATTTTGAAGCTGCATGATGTTCAAGCAGTAAAATTTGGCGAATACAAACTGAAGAGTGGAATGATGACTCCGATCTATATTGATCTTCGAGTAATAGTCTCACACCCATCTCTCATGAATCAG GTGTCAACAGTTATTTATCAACGTGCAAAGGCTGAAGAGCTGGAATATAACTCCGTTTGTGGTGTACCTTACACGGCTCTACCCCTAGCAACAATCATTTGTTCCCGACATGAACTCCCCATGCTCATTCGGCGTAAAGAAGCAAAGGACTATG GAACCAAGCGGATGGTTGAAGGAACCATCCATCCTGGGGACACCTGCCTGATCATTGAGGATGTGGTAACTACTGGCAGCAGTATCCTGGAGACGGCTGTGGTGCTTCAGAAGGAGGGCTTAAAAGTCACAGACGCCATCGTCCTGATGGACCGGGATCAGGGGGGTATTGACATGCTAGGGTCAGAGGGCATCACACTCCACCCCGTCATCTCCATGGCCAAACTCGTCAACGTCCTGCTTAAGGCGGAACGCATCGACACCGACACCGCCCAGAGGGTCCGCAAATTCATCCAGGAGAACAACGTCTTTACGTCTGCCCGAGGGAAGAACGGATCCAGTGGGAATGGCTCGCCTGCCACTAAAAAGCCCTGTATGAAGGAGGCGGAGATGAGTTACGGGACACGGGCCCAGctcccacacacgcaccccgTGGCCGCTCGGCTCCtgaaggtgatggaggagaagaagagcaacctgtgtgtgtctgcggacGTGATGAAATGtgaggagctgctgctgctggctgacTCCCTGGGCCCATTCATCTGCCTCCTGAAGACCCATGTAGACATCCTGCAGGACTTTACCCCTGCCTTCTGCCAGTCACTGACGGAACTGGCCACCAAACACAACTTCCTCATCTTCGAGGACCGCAAGTTTGCCGACATTGGCAACACTGTCAAACATCAATACGAAG GTGGGCTGTATCAGATCTCCTCGTGGTCGAACATGGTGAACGCCCATGCTGTGCCGGGACCTGGCGTGGTGAGGGGACTGAGCGAGGTGGGCCGGCCTCTAGAGCGTGGCTGCCTCCTCATAGCTGAGATGAGCTCTCAGGGTTCCCTAGCAACGGGAGACTACACCCAGGCAGTG GTGAAGATGGCAGAGGACCACTCTGAGTTTGTGTTTGGTTTCATCTGTGGGTCCAAGATCAGCCAGAAGCCAGAGTTCCTCCACTTGACCCCTGGAGTCCAGATGCAGTCAGGAG GTGACAGTCTGGGCCAGCAGTACACCAGTCCTGAGGATGTGATTCTGAAAAAGGGCTCTGATGTCATCATCGTGGGACGGGGTGTACTGGGTTCCCCTGACAGGAGGAAGGCTGCTGAGGAGTACAGAAAATCAGGATGGGATGCCTATACCAAGAGGCTGACTTCTGTTACCCATTAA